A window from Fibrobacter sp. UWB11 encodes these proteins:
- a CDS encoding GDP-mannose 4,6-dehydratase, which yields MSILVTGGTGSLGYSILSNLSGTNHELYSFSDELPQPWQKVEGVQYLTGDLLDFRNVLEMIQKVSPTHIYHLASQSSVGLSYKKPYETLNINLLGTQTLLEAVRQVVPKAKVLLLSSSEIYGRTEQQLTYLHKETDPPNPLTPYATSKACMEILGNQFRNANGLHVVFARPFHFTGPHHSRRFVIPSIAYQLVKIKYYGAEPVIYSGSLDVSRDVVDVRDVARAAIQILNTAESGEAFNICCGKSYTFRELVEMLVDISGVSVDFRFDPGYDRSNDIPLLIGDPTKIMALGWKPMICMEDCLSDLFNEMVVRRRVELKMGMGRDLRL from the coding sequence ATGAGTATATTGGTTACCGGGGGTACGGGATCACTTGGGTACAGTATTCTATCTAACTTAAGCGGCACCAATCACGAGCTATATAGCTTCAGTGATGAACTTCCGCAACCGTGGCAAAAGGTCGAAGGAGTACAGTACCTTACCGGTGATTTGCTGGACTTCAGGAATGTGCTGGAAATGATTCAGAAAGTTTCCCCAACGCACATTTACCATTTGGCAAGCCAGTCCTCTGTGGGGCTTAGCTACAAGAAGCCTTATGAAACGCTCAACATTAACCTGTTGGGTACGCAGACGCTCCTCGAAGCGGTGCGACAGGTTGTGCCGAAGGCAAAAGTATTGCTCCTCAGCAGTAGCGAAATCTACGGCCGTACGGAACAGCAACTGACCTATTTGCACAAAGAAACGGACCCCCCAAATCCGCTAACTCCGTATGCCACATCCAAGGCTTGCATGGAAATTTTGGGAAACCAGTTCCGCAATGCAAACGGGCTCCACGTTGTATTCGCTCGTCCGTTCCACTTTACAGGGCCACACCACAGCCGCCGTTTTGTGATTCCTTCCATCGCATACCAGTTGGTAAAGATAAAGTATTACGGTGCTGAACCGGTCATTTATTCGGGAAGCCTCGATGTAAGCCGCGATGTTGTTGACGTACGTGACGTTGCTCGCGCCGCTATCCAGATTTTGAACACAGCTGAATCCGGTGAAGCATTCAACATTTGCTGCGGAAAGTCCTACACATTCCGCGAACTTGTGGAAATGCTCGTGGACATCTCCGGTGTGAGCGTGGACTTCAGATTTGATCCGGGTTACGACCGCAGTAACGACATTCCGCTATTGATTGGCGACCCCACAAAGATTATGGCACTCGGCTGGAAGCCCATGATTTGCATGGAAGACTGCCTCTCGGATTTGTTCAACGAGATGGTTGTCCGCCGCCGTGTAGAGCTGAAAATGGGCATGGGACGCGACTTGCGCCTGTAA
- the aroB gene encoding 3-dehydroquinate synthase — protein sequence MKKHLYFTGFMASGKSRTGRALADRLGRPFVDTDNVIVERAGKSINEIFEQDGEAAFRKMERDVIAEIAQSEKPLVVSLGGGALTQAENLKVIRENGTIIRLWAKPEVLSERIGRKNTRPLLANLTDEERLEKIKVMLKEREKNYANADFSVESSNDYSETHVTERIMHMLKFWESHALDVHPSEGGRYPIFIGKNIVPDAAIMLEGLRLAPTYEFLICTDTTIAKEQNTKLSELRGQAGRCPIFKFQAGEGHKTLHNLNQLYSFMLHRGYTRKSCLLQFSGGVVGDMAGFGAATYQRGIPFVQFPTTLLSMVDSSVGGKVAVNHAEGKNMIGAFYQPKAVVCDISVLNTLPPTEYLAGLAEIVKYGVIYDEEFFTYLENNVEKIKAHDFDVLKHMIFRSCQIKAEVVGIDEKEAGLRAILNYGHTFGHAIEKLTHYELFSHGIAVSLGMRVAARAAVLLGKLSKEDELRQNKLLDALGFPKTYNTDVEAAWAAMAVDKKAEKGTRVYILPTKIGKVEKVCNIDKGIIAEAWKAIQASEV from the coding sequence ATGAAGAAGCATCTCTACTTTACAGGATTTATGGCCAGTGGCAAAAGCCGCACGGGTCGCGCCCTCGCAGACCGCCTCGGACGCCCGTTTGTCGACACAGACAACGTCATTGTAGAACGTGCCGGGAAATCCATCAACGAAATTTTTGAACAAGACGGCGAAGCGGCATTCCGCAAGATGGAACGCGACGTGATTGCCGAAATTGCACAAAGCGAAAAGCCTCTAGTCGTTTCTCTTGGCGGTGGCGCCCTCACGCAAGCAGAAAACTTGAAGGTCATCCGCGAAAACGGAACTATCATCCGCCTGTGGGCAAAGCCCGAAGTGCTTTCGGAACGCATTGGCCGCAAAAATACGCGCCCGCTCCTTGCAAATCTTACCGACGAAGAACGCCTTGAAAAAATCAAGGTCATGCTCAAGGAACGCGAAAAGAATTACGCCAATGCGGACTTTAGCGTCGAAAGTTCAAATGACTATTCCGAAACGCATGTGACAGAACGTATTATGCACATGCTCAAGTTCTGGGAAAGCCATGCGCTGGACGTGCACCCGAGCGAAGGCGGCCGCTACCCGATTTTCATCGGCAAAAACATTGTGCCGGATGCAGCAATTATGCTTGAAGGCTTACGCCTTGCTCCGACTTATGAATTCTTGATTTGCACGGACACGACGATTGCCAAGGAACAGAACACGAAGCTTTCGGAACTCCGCGGTCAGGCAGGCCGTTGCCCGATTTTCAAGTTCCAGGCAGGCGAAGGCCACAAGACGCTCCACAACTTGAACCAGCTTTACAGCTTTATGTTGCACCGCGGTTACACGCGCAAGAGCTGCCTTTTGCAATTCAGCGGTGGCGTTGTTGGCGATATGGCAGGCTTTGGTGCCGCCACTTACCAACGCGGCATTCCGTTTGTGCAGTTCCCGACAACACTCTTGTCAATGGTCGATAGTTCCGTTGGCGGCAAGGTCGCTGTGAACCATGCCGAAGGCAAGAACATGATTGGCGCATTCTACCAGCCGAAAGCGGTTGTCTGCGACATTTCTGTGCTGAACACACTCCCCCCAACCGAATACCTTGCGGGTCTTGCCGAAATCGTCAAGTACGGTGTGATTTACGATGAAGAATTTTTCACCTACCTTGAAAATAACGTTGAAAAAATCAAGGCACATGACTTTGACGTGTTGAAGCACATGATTTTCCGCAGTTGCCAAATCAAGGCCGAAGTCGTGGGCATCGACGAAAAGGAAGCAGGCCTCCGCGCCATCCTCAATTACGGTCACACGTTCGGGCATGCGATTGAAAAGCTCACGCATTACGAACTGTTCAGCCACGGGATTGCCGTTTCTTTGGGCATGCGAGTAGCTGCACGCGCCGCAGTGCTCCTCGGAAAACTTTCGAAGGAAGACGAACTGCGCCAAAACAAGTTGCTTGACGCTCTTGGATTCCCGAAAACATACAACACGGATGTCGAAGCAGCATGGGCAGCAATGGCTGTCGATAAGAAGGCCGAAAAGGGCACTAGAGTTTATATTTTACCTACAAAGATTGGAAAGGTCGAAAAAGTTTGTAATATTGATAAGGGTATTATTGCAGAAGCCTGGAAAGCCATCCAGGCGAGTGAGGTTTAG
- the aroE gene encoding shikimate dehydrogenase, with protein sequence MASINGKTETLCIFGHPVAHSKSPAMHNALFAALGINAAYLPYAPEPENFAEAIKGFKAMKFRGANVTIPYKTEFFNADGSARLVDELSEISKFTGSANTLYWKDGIVGGTLCGTTTDPYGCVRNLEENGVSPSNKKIALLGNGGAAQSIAFTLVEQENELTIVCRSKEKGETLAGSLNKFFQSGNAGNKNFKTVQITTFGEFANISANFDIIINATSVGMSPNVNDSPLTSECLHKGQVVCDIVYTPPRTKLLQMAEANGCKIVTGEGMLVHQGLESFKKWFPKETENKTNEELVAIMRKGMQG encoded by the coding sequence TTGGCTTCCATAAACGGAAAGACGGAAACTCTTTGCATATTCGGGCATCCGGTTGCACATAGCAAATCGCCCGCCATGCACAACGCCCTTTTTGCAGCACTCGGCATTAATGCGGCTTATCTCCCCTACGCCCCCGAACCCGAAAATTTTGCAGAAGCCATCAAAGGCTTTAAGGCAATGAAGTTCCGTGGCGCAAACGTCACCATTCCTTACAAGACAGAATTTTTCAATGCAGACGGATCGGCTCGCCTGGTGGATGAACTTTCTGAAATTTCGAAGTTCACCGGCAGCGCAAACACCCTGTATTGGAAAGACGGAATTGTGGGAGGAACTCTTTGCGGAACGACGACAGACCCGTACGGATGCGTAAGAAATCTTGAAGAAAATGGCGTGAGTCCATCTAACAAGAAAATTGCGCTACTCGGAAACGGTGGCGCCGCCCAGTCGATTGCTTTTACGCTTGTGGAACAAGAAAACGAGCTTACAATTGTTTGCCGCTCAAAGGAAAAAGGCGAAACACTCGCCGGTTCACTGAACAAGTTTTTCCAGTCCGGCAATGCAGGCAACAAGAATTTCAAGACTGTACAGATCACGACATTTGGTGAATTCGCGAATATTTCCGCAAATTTCGACATTATCATCAATGCGACTTCGGTCGGCATGAGCCCAAACGTAAACGACTCTCCGCTTACCAGCGAATGTCTGCACAAGGGTCAGGTCGTCTGCGACATTGTCTACACTCCCCCTCGCACCAAGCTCTTGCAAATGGCAGAAGCAAACGGTTGCAAGATTGTAACAGGCGAAGGCATGCTCGTGCACCAGGGGCTCGAAAGCTTTAAAAAATGGTTCCCGAAGGAAACCGAAAACAAAACAAACGAAGAACTTGTCGCTATTATGCGCAAAGGAATGCAGGGCTAA
- the der gene encoding ribosome biogenesis GTPase Der: MKLPIVCIIGRPNVGKSSLFNRILGRRAAVVSDRDGVTRDRHYQNAIYKGHEFTVVDTGGFLPDDSIDVLADSVRTQIFNAVNESDLVLFMVDIRVGITKLDQQFARLIRKLDKKVILVANKSELQGDRQESYEFLKLGFGQPRTISALTGYACLSLLDEVVSVLPTPVRGERREERPVRFAILGRPNAGKSTLLNRLLNEDRAVVSDIPGTTRDSIDCDFVVDGQKFVVTDTAGLRKKARVEDEVEVFSNMRTLESIRRSDLSVLVVDCTRGMEIQDYRIITEIRKAGKGLVVVLNKWDILPNKNDKSFDHMVKELLEREPMLEFVPILSISAKEGQRVGRVIQAIQTVYANCRRVLGRDRVAESFANFLQEKAPPSHNGRVVMLTRACQIMVEPPVIDIETRTPELVDESYKRYLLKKFYDVFQLQGAPLRLNFDRKLTLRKDEELEQFTESSNSVLAGVDPQRHMDRKTRER, translated from the coding sequence ATGAAATTACCTATCGTTTGCATAATTGGACGTCCGAACGTCGGAAAGTCCTCCCTCTTCAACCGCATTCTTGGCCGCCGTGCTGCCGTGGTGAGCGACCGCGATGGTGTTACCCGCGACCGTCATTACCAGAATGCGATTTATAAGGGTCACGAATTTACAGTCGTCGATACGGGTGGATTCTTGCCCGATGATTCTATCGACGTTTTGGCGGACAGCGTCCGCACTCAGATTTTTAACGCTGTGAACGAGTCTGACCTCGTTCTCTTCATGGTCGATATCCGCGTGGGTATCACCAAGCTCGATCAGCAGTTTGCACGCCTCATCCGCAAGCTCGACAAAAAGGTCATCCTCGTTGCAAACAAGAGCGAATTGCAGGGCGATCGTCAGGAAAGCTACGAATTTTTGAAGCTTGGCTTTGGACAGCCGCGTACAATTAGTGCTTTGACCGGCTATGCTTGCCTCTCGCTTTTGGACGAAGTGGTCTCCGTGCTCCCGACTCCGGTTCGTGGCGAACGCCGCGAAGAACGTCCGGTGCGCTTTGCCATTCTTGGCCGCCCGAACGCAGGCAAGAGCACGCTCCTCAACCGCCTGTTGAACGAAGATCGCGCTGTTGTTTCGGACATCCCGGGTACGACCCGCGATTCCATTGACTGTGACTTTGTCGTTGACGGACAAAAGTTCGTCGTTACCGATACCGCAGGCCTCCGCAAAAAGGCTCGCGTCGAAGACGAAGTGGAAGTATTCAGCAACATGCGTACGCTCGAAAGCATCCGCCGTTCTGATTTGTCCGTGCTCGTCGTTGATTGCACGCGCGGCATGGAAATTCAGGACTACCGCATCATCACGGAAATCCGCAAGGCGGGCAAGGGTCTCGTCGTCGTGCTGAACAAGTGGGACATCCTCCCGAACAAGAACGACAAGTCCTTCGACCACATGGTCAAGGAACTCCTCGAACGCGAACCGATGCTTGAATTTGTTCCGATTCTTTCAATCAGTGCCAAGGAAGGCCAACGTGTGGGGCGCGTGATTCAGGCTATTCAGACCGTCTATGCCAACTGCCGTCGCGTGCTTGGCCGTGACCGCGTTGCCGAAAGTTTTGCGAACTTCTTGCAGGAGAAAGCTCCTCCGAGCCACAATGGTCGTGTCGTTATGCTTACCCGCGCCTGCCAAATCATGGTGGAACCGCCGGTCATTGACATCGAAACTCGCACGCCGGAACTTGTCGACGAATCGTACAAGCGTTACTTGCTCAAAAAGTTCTACGACGTGTTCCAATTGCAGGGCGCTCCGCTCCGCTTGAATTTTGATAGAAAGTTAACCCTTAGAAAGGATGAAGAACTTGAACAGTTTACTGAGTCTTCCAATAGCGTACTTGCTGGGGTCGATCCCCAGCGCCATATGGATCGCAAAACTCGCGAAAGGTAA
- the plsY gene encoding glycerol-3-phosphate 1-O-acyltransferase PlsY — translation MLGSIPSAIWIAKLAKGKDFDIRDYGSKNAGLTNTFRVLGWKPALPVVFMDLLKGFFGPFIAQKMCEAQVAAGGADYSAWVPLVAGLLVILGHSFTCFAGFRGGKGVLAALGVFLAISPLTVLCAFALWILLTVTTKYVSVGSIFGCGLLGALSIFGYVCPEFYFESINLGQMILAVIVAVFVIVKHKSNIKRLLNGTENGFGSKRKTNA, via the coding sequence TTGCTGGGGTCGATCCCCAGCGCCATATGGATCGCAAAACTCGCGAAAGGTAAGGACTTTGACATTCGTGACTACGGCTCCAAGAATGCGGGCCTCACGAATACATTCCGCGTGCTCGGCTGGAAGCCTGCTCTCCCGGTCGTGTTCATGGATTTGCTCAAGGGTTTCTTTGGACCGTTTATCGCCCAGAAAATGTGCGAAGCTCAGGTCGCCGCTGGCGGCGCCGATTACAGCGCATGGGTACCGCTCGTTGCTGGCCTCCTCGTGATTCTCGGCCACAGCTTCACTTGCTTTGCTGGTTTCCGCGGTGGTAAGGGCGTGCTCGCTGCCCTCGGCGTGTTCCTCGCGATTTCGCCCTTGACGGTTCTTTGCGCATTTGCTCTCTGGATTCTCCTCACGGTCACCACGAAGTACGTCTCCGTCGGTAGCATCTTTGGGTGCGGGCTTCTCGGCGCACTTTCCATCTTTGGCTATGTCTGCCCGGAATTCTACTTCGAAAGCATCAACCTTGGCCAGATGATTCTCGCCGTGATTGTCGCCGTGTTCGTCATCGTAAAGCACAAGTCGAATATCAAGCGCCTCCTCAACGGCACCGAGAACGGCTTCGGCTCCAAGCGCAAAACAAATGCGTAG
- a CDS encoding NAD(P)H-dependent glycerol-3-phosphate dehydrogenase translates to MKVTVLGTGGWGLTLGQVVYENKNELTFWTNSQAEVDLLSTEHQYKDKLPGVIFPADFKYTTDMHAALNGCDMVLIVVPSQFMASVAANLGSWTPEKGKEPIVVCATKGILEGTDQLMSEVILEKVPWLTEDKMVAFSGPSHAEEVSRHVLTAIVAASVNEDSAKIVQQAMSCSYLRVYTSTDIVGVELCGSVKNVIAIASGVLYGLEASGKFKIGDNTRAAILTRGQAEMCRLGRALGAKPETFAGLAGMGDLIVTCLSQHSRNRYVGEHIGKGETLDQVLAGMKMIAEGVPTCRSTRALAKKLGVEMPIVEAVYQMLFENRKVEDVVKEIWGRELKAENWA, encoded by the coding sequence ATGAAAGTTACAGTTTTAGGTACCGGTGGCTGGGGTTTGACCCTCGGTCAAGTTGTTTACGAAAACAAGAACGAACTCACTTTTTGGACCAATTCCCAAGCAGAAGTAGACCTTCTCTCCACCGAACACCAGTACAAGGACAAGCTTCCTGGCGTTATTTTCCCGGCTGATTTTAAATATACAACGGATATGCATGCCGCATTGAACGGCTGCGATATGGTCTTGATTGTCGTGCCGTCGCAGTTTATGGCAAGCGTTGCCGCGAATCTTGGTTCTTGGACTCCTGAAAAGGGGAAGGAACCGATTGTTGTCTGCGCCACGAAGGGTATTCTCGAGGGCACGGACCAGCTCATGAGCGAAGTCATTCTCGAAAAGGTTCCCTGGTTGACCGAAGACAAGATGGTCGCTTTCAGTGGCCCGTCTCATGCCGAAGAAGTGAGCCGCCACGTGCTTACCGCTATTGTGGCCGCTTCTGTGAACGAAGATTCCGCAAAGATTGTGCAGCAGGCGATGAGTTGCTCTTATCTCCGCGTCTATACCTCGACCGACATCGTCGGTGTGGAACTTTGCGGTTCCGTGAAGAACGTGATTGCTATTGCTTCCGGTGTGCTTTACGGTCTCGAAGCGAGTGGCAAGTTCAAGATTGGCGACAATACACGCGCTGCAATCCTCACTCGCGGTCAGGCAGAAATGTGCCGCTTGGGCCGCGCTCTCGGTGCAAAGCCCGAAACGTTTGCCGGTCTTGCCGGCATGGGCGACCTCATTGTGACGTGCCTTTCGCAGCACAGCCGTAACCGCTACGTGGGTGAACACATTGGTAAGGGCGAAACGCTCGACCAGGTGCTTGCCGGCATGAAGATGATTGCCGAAGGTGTGCCGACTTGCCGCAGCACGCGCGCTCTCGCCAAAAAACTCGGCGTCGAAATGCCGATTGTCGAAGCAGTCTATCAGATGCTCTTCGAAAACCGCAAGGTCGAGGATGTGGTCAAGGAAATCTGGGGCCGCGAACTCAAGGCCGAAAACTGGGCTTAA